A genomic region of Aspergillus oryzae RIB40 DNA, chromosome 1 contains the following coding sequences:
- a CDS encoding putative diaminopropionate ammonia-lyase (threonine dehydratase), protein MSARRPIYFNPAAANARCDPRDIHGLKEFHQSLPNYAPTPLTPVPELAKELGVRAVFVKDESDRFGLPAFKVLGASWGCYRAVTAHLGLPPTVSLDELSARVKDASITLIAATEGNHGRAVAFIARLLDSRADIFVPRSMDESTQQLIGSEGAQVIVVQGDYDQAVQEAADAAQALDGGILVQDTAFDGYEDIPAWIVEGYSTMMMEVDEQIAKEGLQCNVVVTPVGVGSLAHAVARHCKSRDAPISVVAAEPDSAPCLHSSLRSGKPVTVQTSPTIMDGMNCGTVSTTAWSDLERFVDACVTISSHECHAAVEYLATKSIKAGPCGAASLATLKRLAVTEEAQTLLNKDSVVVLLSTEGPRPYPIPKEVSIEDTVGLTQILTTINSSNPSLSLTDGAGENQIANYLAAWFTHRGIEHHWIETVSGRPSIVGVLRGSGGGKSLMFNGHIDTVSLSSYEKDPLSGTLGEKDGRQVVLGRGSLDMKGGLAAALAAVSAAKASGNILRGDVIVAAVSDEEDASQGTRDLLAAGWRADAAVVPEPTMGKVVTAHKGFLWVEIDILGVAAHGSNPAAGQDAILDAGWFLRALEQYQQQLPVDDVLGPASLHCGLIQGGEEPSSYPAKCTITVEFRTIPCQTQESILSDLKNLLKGIVQENPKFRYSEPRATMFRPTQKLATDHPFVERALACATAVLGNTPQVSSAPFWCDAALLSEVGIPSIVYGPRGDGLHSKEEWVEVESLQQQENVYRRLIEDFCQ, encoded by the coding sequence ATGTCTGCTCGCCGGCCCATATACTTCAACCCCGCCGCGGCAAATGCACGCTGCGACCCTCGGGACATCCATGGTCTCAAAGAATTCCATCAATCACTGCCCAACTACGCCCCAACACCGTTGACTCCTGTACCCGAGCTCGCAAAAGAATTAGGTGTTCGCGCTGTTTTCGTCAAGGACGAAAGTGATCGGTTTGGCCTCCCGGCTTTCAAAGTCCTGGGTGCCTCGTGGGGTTGTTATCGGGCTGTGACTGCTCATCTGGGCCTTCCGCCCACGGTGAGCTTGGATGAATTGTCGGCTAGAGTCAAGGATGCTTCGATTACTCTGATTGCGGCTACGGAGGGTAACCATGGACGAGCTGTCGCCTTCATTGCGAGACTGCTCGACAGCAGGGCGGATATCTTTGTGCCCAGGAGTATGGATGAATCTACACAGCAGCTCATTGGGAGCGAGGGTGCCCAAGTGATTGTTGTCCAGGGGGACTATGACCAGGCAGTGCAGGAGGCAGCAGACGCTGCCCAGGCTCTTGACGGGGGCATTTTAGTACAAGATACTGCATTTGATGGCTACGAAGACATTCCCGCGTGGATTGTAGAGGGGTACTCTACAATGATGATGGAGGTCGATGAACAGATCGCAAAGGAAGGCCTGCAGTGTAATGTCGTCGTTACGCCTGTTGGAGTGGGCAGTCTGGCGCACGCGGTGGCGAGACATTGTAAATCCAGAGATGCGCCCATATCGGTTGTGGCTGCTGAGCCGGACTCGGCGCCTTGTCTGCATTCTAGCCTCAGATCTGGGAAACCGGTCACTGTTCAAACGTCGCCGACGATCATGGATGGAATGAACTGTGGTACCGTGTCAACCACTGCGTGGTCTGATTTGGAGAGATTTGTTGATGCTTGTGTCACAATTTCTAGTCATGAATGTCACGCTGCAGTTGAATACTTGGCTACCAAGTCAATAAAGGCTGGTCCTTGTGGTGCTGCATCGTTGGCTACCTTGAAGCGACTTGCTGTGACAGAGGAGGCGCAGACTCTACTAAACAAAGACTCCGTGGTTGTTCTACTCAGCACTGAAGGCCCACGGCCGTATCCCATCCCCAAGGAAGTGTCGATTGAAGACACAGTCGGGCTGACGCAGATCCTCACGACGATCAACTCCTCGAATCCCTCCCTATCTTTGACAGACGGCGCTGGAGAGAACCAGATCGCCAACTACTTGGCCGCATGGTTTACTCACCGAGGCATCGAACATCATTGGATTGAGACCGTCTCCGGGAGGCCATCAATCGTCGGGGTCTTGCGCGGTTCTGGGGGAGGTAAGTCCTTGATGTTCAATGGTCATATCGACACCGTAAGTCTTTCGAGCTACGAGAAAGATCCCCTTTCGGGAACCTTGGGTGAGAAAGACGGCCGACAAGTAGTGCTCGGAAGAGGTAGTCTCGACATGAAAGGAGGTCTGGCAGCAGCCCTGGCGGCTGTATCAGCCGCTAAAGCCAGCGGCAACATTCTTCGCGGCGACGTGATCGTGGCTGCTGTttctgatgaagaggatgctTCTCAAGGCACGCGCGACCTGTTGGCAGCAGGTTGGCGTGCCGATGCAGCTGTCGTTCCTGAACCTACCATGGGCAAAGTAGTGACAGCCCACAAGGGATTTTTGTGGGTTGAGATCGATATCCTCGGGGTTGCTGCTCACGGATCCAACCCCGCCGCAGGACAAGACGCTATTCTTGATGCTGGTTGGTTCCTTCGTGCTCTTGAGCAATATCAACAGCAGTTACCTGTCGATGATGTATTGGGGCCGGCATCCTTGCATTGTGGGTTGATTCAAGGCGGCGAAGAGCCTTCCTCATATCCCGCGAAATGCACTATCACAGTTGAATTCCGCACTATCCCCTGTCAGACGCAGGAGTCGATCTTGAGTGACCTTAAGAATCTTTTGAAGGGTATTGTTCAGGAGAACCCCAAATTCCGGTATTCGGAGCCTCGCGCTACCATGTTCCGCCCGACACAGAAGCTGGCGACTGATCATCCCTTTGTTGAGAGAGCGCTCGCTTGTGCAACTGCTGTGCTGGGGAATACTCCTCAGGTAAGCAGTGCACCTTTCTGGTGCGATGCGGCGCTGCTCAGCGAGGTAGGAATTCCATCAATAGTGTACGGACCTAGAGGTGATGGACTGCACAGCAAAGAGGAATGGGTCGAAGTCGAGAgtctgcagcagcaggagaaTGTCTACAGGAGACTGATCGAAGACTTTTGTCAGTGA
- a CDS encoding uncharacterized protein (predicted protein) — protein MEDASGFNSSQNFSQVTKPDDGPADGIDVPDMNFLTWPLEENAAFDWDALNAELLSASSDPNHEQWSQWIVSDPSEQAHMSSGFPINGDSTVPPPETQLNKTGAPAFIDQPTELYNPVPMRRGLTDVTQFLDGAYCPPHPCSYCRKHRLQCLIIRTTPANPNPITSCSSCVALFRECSLAIGEKRQPSGFETLAPAIGHLHGLRELSEDVAFADQMTIPEQENELDASMLDHARGRTEPKDSKQFVRKGARVLRAWFLQNQECPYPSEEQKSQLARQTGFSMKRISTWFANARRRQRQKMEFSGRPQINRAGSPMPTSQWTAMTPLERWQASPPEDDPVPESAIRDAIASSTAESSWSGLPSETNHLPTGSPSLNFDSASSSLFDSSVSGFGSRQSEASSDSISIAWSHQSPNDGALPFPIKPPRRHKRRSSHATEEYRYQCTFCPQCFKKKNDWTRHETSVHLSLESWICTPNLAELELTELNPLACKFCPFSWPSQAHWEEHDFRVCAEKSMEQRSFTRKDHLWQHLRKFHSCTKTPIPDLDAWRLTRGDIRSRCGFCGLELGNWALRTNHLAGHFKEGVRMEQWEGDWGLDAEISSVLRNAVLPGKRGQGI, from the coding sequence ATGGAAGATGCATCTGGATTTAATTCATCACAAAACTTCTCACAAGTCACTAAACCAGACGATGGGCCAGCCGATGGGATTGATGTGCCAGATATGAACTTCCTTACTTGGCCACTTGAGGAAAATGCTGCCTTCGACTGGGATGCACTCAACGCTGAGCTACTTAGCGCTTCTTCAGACCCGAACCATGAACAGTGGTCGCAATGGATAGTCTCCGATCCATCTGAACAAGCCCACATGTCATCAGGTTTTCCTATCAACGGCGACTCTACCGTGCCCCCGCCGGAAACCCAATTAAACAAGACCGGTGCTCCTGCATTTATTGATCAACCTACAGAATTATATAACCCCGTGCCTATGCGCCGGGGACTTACTGATGTAACTCAATTCCTGGATGGTGCTTATTGTCCTCCACATCCCTGTAGCTATTGTCGTAAGCACCGGTTGCAGTGCCTGATTATCCGGACTACTCCAGCGAATCCGAACCCAATCACGTCGTGCTCGAGCTGTGTGGCTTTATTCCGCGAATGCAGTCTGGCAATAGGAGAAAAACGCCAACCTTCTGGGTTTGAGACTCTCGCTCCAGCAATTGGCCATCTCCATGGTCTCCGGGAGCTGAGCGAAGATGTTGCTTTTGCGGACCAGATGACGATTCCGGAGCAAGAGAACGAGCTCGACGCCTCTATGCTAGATCATGCGAGAGGTAGAACTGAGCCGAAAGACTCCAAGCAGTTTGTCAGAAAAGGAGCCAGAGTCTTACGGGCATGGTTCCTTCAGAATCAGGAGTGTCCCTACCCATCCGAGGAACAAAAGTCGCAGCTTGCCCGTCAGACAGGCTTCTCTATGAAACGAATATCGACGTGGTTTGCCAATGCCCGTCGACGCCAAAGACAGAAAATGGAGTTCTCCGGTCGCCCTCAGATCAACCGAGCTGGTTCACCAATGCCCACTAGCCAGTGGACAGCGATGACACCCTTGGAGCGATGGCAGGCGTCTCCTCCAGAAGATGATCCAGTGCCTGAATCAGCGATTAGGGATGCCATCGCATCTTCCACGGCAGAGTCAAGCTGGAGTGGTTTACCATCTgaaaccaaccatctcccaACCGGATCACCATCACTGAACTTCGACTCggcatcatcttccctcTTCGACTCCTCAGTCTCAGGATTCGGGAGTAGACAATCAGAAGCGTCATCCGACAGCATATCCATAGCATGGAGTCATCAATCACCCAACGACGGCGCCTTGCCATTCCCTATCAAGCCACCCAGACGGCACAAACGCCGATCCTCACACGCTACCGAGGAATACCGGTACCAGTGCACATTCTGCCCACAAtgcttcaagaagaagaacgattGGACCCGTCACGAGACAAGTGTCCACCTCTCTTTAGAATCGTGGATATGTACACCGAACCTCGCAGAACTAGAATTGACCGAACTAAACCCGCTCGCGTGTAAGTTCTGCCCTTTCTCATGGCCTTCCCAAGCCCATTGGGAGGAGCACGACTTCCGCGTTTGTGCAGAGAAGTCAATGGAACAGCGGTCGTTCACTCGAAAAGACCATCTCTGGCAGCACCTACGCAAGTTCCATAGCTGCACGAAAACCCCAATTCCTGATCTTGATGCCTGGCGCTTGACGAGAGGTGATATACGAAGTCGTTGTGGATTCTGTGGTCTGGAACTCGGTAATTGGGCGTTAAGGACCAATCATTTAGCAGGGCATTTCAAAGAGGGCGTTCGAATGGAACAGTGGGAAGGTGACTGGGGGTTGGATGCCGAAATATCCAGTGTCTTGAGGAATGCGGTGTTGCCGGGAAAGCGTGGCCAGGGAATTTGA
- a CDS encoding sterol desaturase family protein (sterol C5 desaturase), with translation MDVILDVLDTLVFDRLYAAVLPRHSATKIAHYFPSNGTELATLNESVNRYFALSPSKWATQSILPRDHLLRQSLSLFLITWLFGIILYFLSATLSFHFIYDKRAMKHPKFLRNQISMEIAQAVNAMPVMAALTVPFFLAEVRGYTKLYDFSSQAPFPLYTYLQYPIFIAFTDFGIYWIHRGEHHPKVYKHLHKPHHKWIISTPFASYAFHPVDGWAQSLSYHVFPILFPLQKVAYLGLFVFVTIWTVMIHDGEYALDSPVVNGSACHTIHHYYFNYNYGQFLTIWDRIGGSYRKPNRELFDREVRMTQNEIKKQVEEMEKLVKEVEGVDDRCYETQTEMKKTL, from the exons ATGGATGTGATTCTGGATGTGTTGGATACCCTAGTATTCGACCGACTGTACGCAGCGGTTCTCCCACGACATAGTGCAACGAAAATAGCACATTACTTTCCCTCCAATGGCACAGAACTGGCAACATTAAACGAGAGTGTTAATCGTTATTTCGCCCTATCACCTTCTAAATGGGCTACACAAAGTATCTTACCCAGAGACCACCTCCTTCGGCAAAGTTTGAGTTTGTTTCTTATTACATG GTTATTTGGCATCATTCTTTACTTCCTCAGCGCCACCCTTTCGTTTCACTTCATCTACGACAAGCGCGCCATGAAGCATCCAAAATTCCTACGTAACCAGATTTCCATGGAGATCGCGCAAGCCGTGAACGCAATGCCCGTGATGGCAGCCCTCACTGTTCCATTTTTCCTGGCTGAAGTCCGGGGATACACAAAGCTGTACGATTTCTCCAGCCAGGCGCCGTTTCCGCTTTACACATACCTCCAATATCCTATCTTCATTGCGTTCACCGACTTCGGAATCTATTGGATTCATCGCGGAGAGCATCATCCCAAGGTCTATAAGCATCTACACAAGCCCCATCACAAGTGGATCATCTCGACTCCGTTTGCCAGCTACGCCTTTCACCCGGTGGATGGGTGGGCACAGAGCCTGTCATACCACGTCTTTCCTATCCTGTTCCCTCTCCAGAAAGTCGCCTACCTGGGCCTGTTTGTGTTTGTGACAATCTGGACTGTTATGATCC ATGATGGAGAGTATGCTCTGGACTCACCTGTTGTGAACGGTTCCGCCTGTCATACTATTCACCACTACTATTTCAATTACAACTACGGCCAATTTCTGACCATCTGGGACCGTATTGGAGGAAGCTATAGAAAGCCAAATCGGGAGCTTTTTGACCGCGAAGTGCGGATGACACAAAATGAAATCAAGAAAcaggtcgaggagatggagaaactCGTCAAGGAGGTCGAGGGCGTTGATGACCGGTGTTATGAGACTCAGACAGAGATGAAAAAAACCCTTTAA
- a CDS encoding M20 family metallo-hydrolase (acetylornithine deacetylase/Succinyl-diaminopimelate desuccinylase and related deacylases), with the protein MSSIAGRFPLKLGSIYLVFNVIKNWLIMIHNMRYPPGGLVLPELPCVVVRQQWNPPPDVIGRRSTSIVQIIAFTGGLPSRFFKKTFLLSYIHKYTMWSIFCLHQALSREGHRFKTPTSCTSLSAPAAPYSQTLRNNSRQPPDANYQVSRSTTTDYGKRCTKRANGAPLIDTANTGMARLTLTDADASVRRWLDDEVKKLGCTLHVDQMGNMFARQKGRLNSSAPMVAMGSHLDTQPRGGRYDGILGVMAALEVLRTMKENGYQTNYDVGLVNWTNEEGARFPKSMCSSGVWAGVIPIEQAWNLQDIHDPNVTLRSELERHGYLGDIPCSPEGFPLGAHFELHIEQGPILVETGRSLGVVQGGQGYRWLTFTVYGRDAHTGTTPFSARQDPLLAASKMIASSNEIAKQHGALASTGVLKIPSNASTNTVASQVTFTLDIRHLEDEVVHAVQKECLESFANIAKQDGKGVSFDWTMDTDSAAVKFNKDCIDAVRTAADELVGAGQYMDITSGAGHDTVNTSRHCPSTMIFVPCRDGVSHHPEEYCRPEDCALGTQALLEAVVNYDQARMKKEANA; encoded by the exons ATGAGCTCCATAGCAGGCAGATTCCCGCTCAAATTAGGAAGTATATACTTAGTGTTTAATGTAATCAAGAACTGGCTCATAATGATACATAACATGAGA TATCCCCCAGGTGGATTAGTATTACCAGAGTTACCGTGCGTCGTTGTCCGGCAACAGTGGAATCCGCCACCGGATGTTATTGGAAGGCGCTCAACATCCATAGTGCAAATCATTGCGTTCACAGGTGGCCTACCCTCACGTTTTTTTAAAAAAACCTTTTTACTTTCTTATATCCACAAGTATACTATG TGGAGTATCTTTTGTCTCCACCAAGCCTTGTCGAGAGAAGGC CATAGATTcaaaacaccaacatcatGCACTTCACTAAGCGCACCGGCCGCGCCCTATTCGCAAACCCTGCGAAACAATTCTCGACAACCTCCCGACGCCAACTATCAGGTCTCAAGATCAACCACAACCGACTATGGGAAACGTTGCACGAAACGTGCGAATGGGGCGCCGCTCATAGATACGGCAA ATACTGGCATGGCTCGTCTAACCCTGACTGATGCCGACGCGAGTGTGCGTCGCTGGctcgatgatgaagtcaaAAAGCTGGGTTGCACACTCCATGTGGACCAAATGGGCAACATGTTCGCAAGACAGAAAGGTCGACTGAACTCGTCAGCGCCTATGGTTGCCATGGGCAGTCACTTGGACACACAGCCGCGTGGTGGTCGCTATGATGGAATCCTCGGTGTAATGGCGGCCTTGGAGGTGTTGCGAAcaatgaaggagaatggGTATCAAACGAACTATGATGTCGGTCTGGTGAATTGGACTAA CGAGGAAGGAGCTCGGTTCCCTAAGTCCATGTGCTCCTCCGGCGTATGGGCTGGCGTAATCCCCATTGAACAGGCCTGGAATCTTCaggatatccatgatccTAACGTAACACTCCGTTCTGAATTAGAACGACATGGATACCTCGGTGACATCCCCTGTTCGCCCGAGGGCTTCCCCCTCGGCGCACACTTTGAGCTGCATATTGAACAAGGTCCTATCCTCGTGGAAACCGGCCGGTCGCTAGGCGTAGTCCAAGGCGGCCAGGGATACAGATGGCTAACATTCACCGTTTACGGACGAGATGCGCACACGGGCACGACTCCCTTCAGCGCTCGCCAGGACCCCCTACTCGCCGCATCTAAGATGATTGCCTCGTCGAACGAGATCGCAAAGCAACATGGGGCGCTGGCCTCCACCGGTGTGCTCAAGATACCGTCTAACGCGTCTACGAACACCGTTGCTTCGCAAGTAACATTCACCCTGGACATCCGGCATCTCGAGGATGAAGTGGTGCACGCTGTACAGAAGGAATGTCTTGAATCCTTCGCTAACATCGCAAAGCAAGATGGGAAGGGTGTTTCGTTCGACTGGACGATGGACACGGATTCTGCTGCTGTCAAGTTTAACAAGGACTGCATCGATGCAGTTCGCACTGCCGCTGACGAGCTTGTTGGCGCTGGCCAGTACATGGATATCACCAGCGGTGCTGGACATGATACTGTGAATACTAGTAGACACTGTCCCTCAACTATGATCTTTGTTCCGTGCCGCGACGGCGTCAGTCATCATCCGGAGGAGTATTGCCGCCCTGAAGATTG TGCCCTAGGAACTCAAGCCTTACTTGAGGCGGTGGTTAACTACGACCAAGctcggatgaagaaagaggccaACGCATAG
- a CDS encoding putative importin beta-2 subunit (nuclear transport receptor Karyopherin-beta2/Transportin (importin beta superfamily)) yields MEWQPQDEPLRQLACCLRDSLNAYDRNAQKQAEQMLVQATSSPDYVKYITYLFSTPQSPQPVGFDESTYDMVRFAAAMNLKTKIRVAYNTIPQPCLSYIRSVTLTGLRDRNFQVRSSAGSIITELVQQAGLLAWPEVLHELLSLVSNESGDAPVVAQEAAMSALAKVCEDNRKILERDYQGQCPLNVIIPKLLEFTSSQSAKVRSMALGTIHIFLPHRPQALVASMNLFLSQLFQLANDNSTDVRRTVCQTFAQLVDFAPEKLIPHMEGLVNYIIMQQHNQEDPELALDAAEFWLVAGEQAKLQQPLAPHMPKIVPVLLQSMVYDEDDAIRLANEGDDAEQEDRVEDLKPTFAKSKGSRLDSSKPEEQANGNAAAEEHDEDDLSEGEIEDSEFGDDPEDEWTLRKCSAAALDVFSNVYHQPIFEIILPYLKETLRHDQWPQREAAVLTLGAVADGCMDAVTPHLPELVPYLISLLNDSQPVVRQITCWCLGRYSEWASHLNDPAERASFFEPMMEGILRRMLDGNKKVQEAAASAFASLEEKSDANLIPYCEPILRQFVQCFGKYKDRNMYILYDCVQTLAECVMGELSKPHLVDILMPALIDRYNKVSDQSRELFPLLECLGYIAAAYGDAFAPFAPPLFQRCIKIIYENLQEYMASINNQAIEEPDKDFLVTSLDLLSAIIQAIDPQKSGELVANSQPRFFDLLCFCMEDPNYEVRQSSYALLGDCAISIFAQLEPFIPNIMPTLIKQLDLDMIKDDDRHTGFSVLNNACWSCGEIAVNEKAALSPYADKLYQGLYVIINNEEIIDSVNENAAMALGRLGMCCSDQLAPRLGEYAGAFLKSMNKIEFTREKASAFLGFNQVVMKNPQAMEASLADYFQAIAAFPTKSLHQDDYRDIQSSFQQVLQGYKNLIPNFDSFLTQLPAHVTQKLRSVYQI; encoded by the exons ATGGAGTGGCAACCTCAGGATGAGCCATTGAGGCAGCTAGCTTGCTGTCTCAGGGACTCTTTAAATGCTTATGACCGCAACGCCCAAAAACAGGCCGAACAG ATGCTAGTACAAGCGACTTCCTCCCCCGATTATGTCAAATACATCACCTATTTGTTCAGCACACCGCAGTCCCCCCAGCCGGTGGGGTTTGACGAGAGCACTTATGATATGGTCCGCTTTGCTGCTGCCATGAACCTGAAGACAAAGATTCGCGTAGCATACAATACGATTCCTCAACCTTGTCTCTCATATATCCGATCGGTCACTTTGACTGGGCTCCGAGACAGAAACTTTCAGGTGCGGAGCTCGGCCGGTAGCATCATCACAGAATTGGTTCAACAGGCGGGCTTGTTGGCGTGGCCCGAAGTGCTGCATGAGCTTTTGTCCCTCGTGAGTAATGAATCAGGGGATGCTCCAGTCGTGGCACAAGAGGCCGCTATGTCGGCTCTGGCGAAGGTGTGCGAGGACAACCGCAAGATCCTCGAACGAGACTACCAGGGGCAGTGCCCTCTTAACGTTATTATTCCTAAGCTGCTAGAGTTCACTTCTAGTCAGAGCGCTAAGGTCCGGTCCATGGCGCTAGGTACAATCCATATCTTCCTTCCTCACAGACCTCAGGCGTTGGTCGCTTCGATGAACCTGTTCTTGTCGCAGCTGTTCCAGCTGGCCAACGATAACAGCACGGATGTGCGGCGAACAGTTTGCCAAACATTTGCACAGCTGGTGGACTTTGCTCCCGAGAAACTCATCCCGCACATGGAAGGGTTGGTGAATTACATCATTATGCAACAGCataatcaagaagatccGGAGCTGGCTCTCGATGCTGCAGAGTTTTGGCTTGTTGCAGGCGAACAGGCCAAGCTGCAACAGCCGTTGGCTCCTCATATGCCTAAGATCGTACCCGTGCTGCTTCAGAGCATGGTCtacgatgaggatgacgccATCCGCTTGGCAAATGAGGGTGACGATGCCGAGCAGGAAGACCGTGTGGAAGACCTCAAGCCGACATTTGCCAAGTCGAAAGGCTCTCGGTTAGACTCATCAAAGCCTGAGGAGCAGGCTAACGGCAACGCTGCTGCCGAGGAACACGACGAAGACGATTTGAGCGAAGGTGAGATCGAGGACTCGGAATTCGGAGATGACCCCGAGGACGAGTGGACTCTGCGGAAATGCTCGGCCGCCGCGTTAGACGTATTCTCGAACGTCTATCACCAGCCGATCTTCGAGATCATTCTGCCGTACTTGAAGGAGACCCTGCGCCACGACCAATGGCCACAGCGGGAAGCTGCTGTCCTGACCTTGGGCGCTGTTGCAgatggatgtatggatgCGGTTACCCCCCATCTGCCGGAGCTTGTTCCCTATCTTATCTCGCTTCTGAATGACTCGCAGCCTGTGGTGCGACAGATTACTTGTTGGTGCTTGGGGCGATACTCTGAATGGGCATCGCACCTCAACGACCCTGCGGAGAGGGCTAGCTTTTTCGAACCGATGATGGAAGGTATTCTTCGTAGGATGCTAGACGGCAATAAGAAGGTCCAGGAGGCAGCCGCATCCGCTTTCGCaagcttggaagagaagTCAGATGCCAACTTGATTCCCTACTGTGAACCCATCCTCCGGCAGTTTGTCCAGTGCTTCGGGAAATACAAAGACCGCAATATGTATATCCTGTATGACTGTGTTCAAACTCTGGCTGAGTGTGTCATGGGAGAATTGTCGAAGCCACACCTTGTCGACATCCTCATGCCTGCTCTTATCGACCGCTATAACAAGGTGTCGGACCAGTCTCGGGAGCTCTTTCCGCTACTGGAATGCCTCGGCTACATTGCTGCTGCGTACGGCGATGCGTTTGCTCCCTTTGcccctcctctcttccaAAGGTGTATCAAGATCATCTACGAGAACCTACAAGAATATATGGCTTCCATCAACAACCAAGCTATCGAGGAACCCGACAAGGATTTCTTGGTTACAAGTTTGGATCTCCTGAGTGCGATCATCCAGGCGATTGATCCCCAGAAGAGTGGCGAGCTAGTAGCCAATTCCCAGCCACgcttcttcgacctcctCTGCTTTTGTATGGAGGACCCGAACTATGAGGTGCGTCAGTCGTCTTATGCATTGCTTGGCGACTGTGCCATCAGCATCTTCGCGCAACTGGAACCTTTCATCCCCAACATCATGCCGACCCTTATCAAGCAGCTTGATCTGGACATGATTaaagatgatgatcgtcACACGGGCTTCAGTGTGTTGAACAACGCCTGCTGGTCCTGTGGAGAAATTGCAGTCAACGAAAAGGCGGCCCTATCACCCTACGCCGACAAGCTGTACCAGGGCTTATatgtcatcatcaacaacgaGGAGATCATTGACTCCGTAAATGAAAATGCTGCAATGGCCTTGGGAAGGTTGGGAATGTGCTGCTCGGATCAGCTTGCCCCTCGCCTTGGTGAGTACGCGGGCGCGTTCTTGAAATCTATGAATAAGATTGAATTCACACGGGAGAAGGCTTCCGCCTTCCTGGGTTTCAACCAAGTGGTCATGAAGAACCCGCAGGCCATGGAAGCCAGCCTTGCGGATTACTTCCAGGCGATCGCTGCCTTCCCTACCAAGTCTCTCCACCAGGATGATTACCGTGATATTCAGAGCTCATTCCAGCAG GTTCTGCAAGGCTATAAAAATTTGATACCCAACTTCGATTCGTTCCTCACCCAGCTTCCGGCTCACGTTACTCAGAAACTTCGTTCTGTATACCAAATCTAG